A single genomic interval of Shewanella halotolerans harbors:
- the nrdG gene encoding anaerobic ribonucleoside-triphosphate reductase-activating protein, with the protein MNYHQYFPIDVVNGSGTRATLFVSGCEHQCRGCYNQSTWNPDSGHLFDEAMLEQVIKDLNDTRIVRRGLSLSGGDPLHPGNLDVILTLVKRVKQECRGKDIWLWTGYRLDELSPAQQAVIAHVDVLVDGKFELSLADPSLVFRGSSNQVIHYLTEKR; encoded by the coding sequence ATGAACTATCATCAATATTTTCCCATCGACGTGGTCAATGGATCCGGCACCAGGGCGACCCTGTTTGTCTCGGGCTGCGAGCATCAGTGCCGGGGCTGCTACAACCAGTCGACCTGGAATCCTGACTCGGGCCATCTGTTCGACGAGGCTATGCTCGAGCAGGTGATTAAGGATCTCAATGATACCCGCATTGTACGCCGCGGCCTGTCGCTCTCTGGCGGCGACCCGCTGCATCCGGGCAATCTCGATGTCATTCTGACTCTGGTGAAACGAGTAAAGCAGGAGTGCCGGGGCAAGGATATCTGGCTGTGGACCGGCTATAGACTCGATGAACTCAGCCCGGCCCAACAAGCGGTTATCGCCCATGTGGACGTGCTGGTGGATGGCAAGTTTGAGCTGTCGCTCGCCGATCCCAGTCTGGTGTTTCGCGGCAGCAGTAATCAGGTTATTCACTATCTCACCGAAAAACGCTGA
- the ribA gene encoding GTP cyclohydrolase II produces the protein MSIKYVATSKLPTPWGVFAMHGFEDTETGKEHVALTFGELDASQPILGRIHSECLTGDALFSLRCDCGFQLQTAMQNIAEAGQGFILYLRQEGRGIGLLNKIRAYELQDQGANTVEANERLGFAADMRKYDMIKPMLEKIDVQQVKLMTNNPRKVKAMKELGIAVIERVPLQVGKNRYNEAYLKTKSTELGHMMSEYHFTEEHQD, from the coding sequence ATGTCGATTAAGTATGTCGCCACCTCAAAGCTTCCCACCCCTTGGGGAGTATTTGCCATGCATGGTTTCGAAGATACAGAGACGGGCAAAGAACATGTGGCGCTCACCTTTGGCGAGTTAGATGCGAGCCAGCCCATCCTGGGCAGAATTCACTCCGAGTGTCTGACCGGCGATGCCCTGTTCAGTCTGCGCTGCGATTGTGGTTTTCAGCTACAAACCGCGATGCAAAATATCGCCGAGGCGGGTCAGGGATTTATTCTCTATCTGCGTCAGGAAGGCCGTGGTATCGGTCTGCTCAATAAGATCCGTGCCTACGAGCTGCAGGATCAAGGCGCCAATACGGTGGAAGCTAACGAGCGTCTGGGCTTTGCCGCCGATATGCGCAAATATGACATGATCAAGCCCATGCTTGAGAAAATTGATGTGCAGCAGGTGAAGCTGATGACCAATAATCCCCGCAAGGTGAAGGCGATGAAGGAACTTGGCATCGCGGTGATCGAGCGTGTGCCACTGCAGGTAGGTAAGAATCGTTATAACGAGGCCTATCTTAAGACCAAGTCGACCGAGCTGGGTCACATGATGTCTGAATATCACTTCACCGAAGAGCATCAAGACTAA
- a CDS encoding VF530 family DNA-binding protein produces MTQANNPLHGIKLEALLTDLVDHYGWEELGRRIDIRCFNHDPSIKSSLKFLRKTQWAREKVERLYLKMIGEPIPAHLRGDPSRPIDAPKPKPTAGDEAESSGSSGVNQHIWGKSDD; encoded by the coding sequence ATGACTCAGGCGAATAATCCACTACACGGCATCAAACTCGAAGCCCTACTCACAGACCTTGTCGACCACTACGGCTGGGAAGAGCTTGGCAGACGCATCGACATACGCTGCTTTAATCACGACCCATCCATCAAATCCAGCCTCAAGTTCTTGCGTAAGACCCAGTGGGCCAGGGAAAAGGTGGAGCGCCTCTACCTCAAGATGATTGGCGAGCCTATCCCGGCGCACCTACGCGGCGATCCCAGTCGTCCTATAGATGCCCCCAAGCCTAAACCCACTGCTGGCGATGAGGCGGAAAGCTCAGGCAGCAGCGGCGTCAACCAACATATTTGGGGCAAATCTGACGACTAA
- a CDS encoding YibL family ribosome-associated protein gives MNLKQELQQLNDRLDKYRRKLDAAEKRGDQAVILQFKQEINAVTKQITHVKQQQSRQLNKRGTEVSELAFSRALTKAEQADMGKLKRSVKGLIVVHPMTALGRQMGLTQVTGYAPKAF, from the coding sequence ATGAATTTAAAGCAAGAGTTACAGCAGTTAAACGATCGTCTCGACAAGTATCGTCGTAAATTAGATGCGGCGGAGAAGCGTGGCGATCAGGCGGTGATTTTGCAATTTAAGCAAGAGATCAATGCGGTAACTAAGCAAATTACCCATGTTAAACAGCAGCAGAGCCGTCAGTTGAACAAGCGCGGCACAGAGGTGAGCGAACTTGCCTTTAGCCGTGCGCTGACCAAGGCCGAGCAGGCCGATATGGGTAAGCTCAAGCGTTCGGTGAAGGGCTTGATCGTTGTGCATCCCATGACGGCCCTTGGACGTCAGATGGGACTGACTCAGGTGACTGGATACGCGCCTAAGGCTTTCTAG